Proteins co-encoded in one Malus sylvestris chromosome 7, drMalSylv7.2, whole genome shotgun sequence genomic window:
- the LOC126628902 gene encoding COP9 signalosome complex subunit 1 gives MEGDDDTSGPMIDDEIYANGVDGDNEKRSRPIISSEQLDIEAYASLYSGRTKIMRLLFIAQRSQSNEAMELEALRMAYDEIKKGENTQLHREVVQKIAGRLGPEYGMDVAWCDTVDRRAEQKKEKLENELNAYRTNLIKESIRMGYNDFGDFYYAHGQLGDAFKSYVRTRDYCTTSKHIVHMCMSSTLVSIEMGQFTHVTSYITKAEQIPDALDPVTVAKLRCAAGLAHLESKKYKLAARKFLETGPELGNHYNEVIAPQDVATYGGLCALATFDRMELKNKVIDNLNFRNFLELVPEVRELINDFYSSHYASCLDYLGNLKANLLLDIHLHDHLETLYGQIRHKALIQYTHPFVSVDLHMMANAFKTDVAGLEKELEALITDNQVQARIDSHNKILYARHADQRNATFQRVLQTGNEFDRDVKSMLLRVNLIKHEHNLRASRKH, from the exons ATGGAAGGCGACGACGATACATCGGGACCAATGATCGACGACGAGATCTACGCCAACGGCGTCGATGGAGACAACGAGAAGCGGAGCCGACCCATCATCAGCAGCGAGCAACTCGACATCGAGGCCTACGCGAGCCTCTACAGCGGCCGCACCAAGATCATGCGCCTCCTTTTCATCGCCCAGAGGAGCCAGAGCAACGAGGCTATGGAGCTGGAGGCGCTCCGCATGGCCTACGACGAAATTAAGAAGGGGGAGAACACCCAGTTGCACAGGGAGGTCGTGCAGAAGATCGCCGGTCGATTGGGGCCGGAGTACGGAATGGACGTCGCTTGGTGCGACACTGTGGATAGGAGGGCCGAGCAGAAGAAGGAGAAGCTCGAGAACGAGCTCAATGCCTACAGG ACAAATCTGATCAAAGAAAGCATAAGAATGGGTTACAATGATTTTGGAGATTTTTATTATGCTCATGGTCAACTTGGGGATGCTTTTAAAAGTTATGTTCGGACTCGTGATTATTGCACTACGTCAAAGCATATTGTTCACATGTGCATGAGTTCAACTCTGGTCAGCATCGAGATGGGTCAATTTACTCATGTCACAAGCTATATTACCAAAGCAGAGCAAATACCAGATGCCCTTGACCCTGTCACTGTGGCTAAACTTCGTTGTGCTGCTGGATTGGCTCACTTGGAATCTAAAAAATACAAACTTGCTGCTCGTAAG TTTCTGGAAACTGGGCCTGAATTAGGAAACCACTACAATGAAGTGATTGCTCCTCAAGATGTTGCAACATATGGTGGGCTTTGTGCACTTGCAACTTTTGACAGAATGGAGCTTAAG AACAAAGTTATAGACAACCTGAATTTCCGGAATTTTTTAGAGTTAGTACCTGAAGTCAGGGAGCTTATCAATGATTTCTACTCAAG CCATTATGCTTCATGCCTGGATTACCTTGGGAATCTCAAAGCAAATTTGCTGCTTGACATCCATTTGCATGATCACCTTGAGACACTCTATGGCCAGATCCGCCACAAGGCTCTCATCCAGTATACACACCCCTTTGTGTCGGTAGATTTACACATGATGGCCAATGCTTTCAAAACTGATGTTGCAGGGCTTGAGAAAGAACTTGAAGCTTTGATCACTGACAACCAAGTCCAG GCTAGAATTGACTCGCACAACAAAATCCTCTATGCACGACATGCAGATCAAAGGAATGCAACTTTTCAACGGGTGCTACAGACAGGGAATGAGTTTGATCGGGATGTTAAGTCTATGCTCCTTAGGGTAAATCTTATAAAGCATGAGCACAATCTCAGGGCATCAAGGAAACACTGA